One Nonomuraea angiospora DNA segment encodes these proteins:
- a CDS encoding serine/threonine-protein kinase, translated as MVIGDRYVLDDLPLGQGGMGAVYAGHDRHLDRRVAVKLLRLPSGHDHELERRFIREARILARLEHPGAPVLYDFGTHEQRLYQVMQFIEGVTVADVVSEHGPLPVSWAAAIAAQACAVLSAAHALAICHRDLKPTNLMLCPDGSVKVLDFGLAMLRDADVTTFTRIGQILGTPAYMAPEQIQHGVAEPRSDLYSLGCVLHEMLTGRQLFTGPTDYMVFEKQVKERPPAIPGLPRELGALLSQLLEKLPDDRPADANELYERLDPFAIELPVLPGFLTEAPSPGQMYARMAGRALNP; from the coding sequence ATGGTCATCGGTGACCGCTATGTGCTCGACGACCTCCCTCTCGGGCAAGGCGGCATGGGCGCCGTCTACGCGGGCCACGACCGCCACCTGGACCGCCGGGTCGCGGTGAAGCTGCTCAGGCTGCCCAGCGGGCACGATCACGAGCTGGAGCGCAGGTTCATCCGCGAGGCCCGCATCCTGGCCCGGCTCGAGCATCCCGGCGCGCCGGTGCTCTACGACTTCGGCACCCACGAGCAGCGGCTCTACCAGGTGATGCAGTTCATCGAGGGCGTCACCGTGGCCGACGTGGTCAGCGAGCACGGCCCGCTGCCCGTCTCCTGGGCCGCCGCGATCGCGGCCCAGGCGTGCGCCGTGTTGTCGGCGGCCCACGCCCTGGCGATCTGCCACCGCGACCTCAAGCCCACGAACCTCATGCTCTGCCCCGACGGCAGCGTGAAGGTGCTCGACTTCGGGCTGGCCATGTTGCGGGACGCCGACGTCACCACGTTCACGAGGATCGGGCAGATCCTGGGCACGCCGGCGTACATGGCTCCCGAGCAGATCCAGCACGGCGTCGCCGAGCCGCGCAGCGACCTCTACTCGCTCGGCTGCGTGCTGCACGAGATGCTGACCGGGCGCCAGCTGTTCACCGGGCCCACCGACTACATGGTCTTCGAGAAGCAGGTCAAGGAGCGCCCGCCGGCCATCCCCGGGCTGCCCCGCGAGCTGGGCGCGCTGCTGTCGCAGCTGCTGGAGAAGCTGCCGGACGACCGGCCCGCCGACGCGAACGAGCTGTACGAGCGGCTCGACCCGTTCGCCATCGAGCTGCCCGTGCTGCCTGGCTTCCTCACCGAGGCCCCGAGCCCCGGCCAGATGTACGCCCGCATGGCCGGCCGCGCGCTCAACCCGTGA
- a CDS encoding carbohydrate ABC transporter permease — protein MRLRYLTLTAVAFFSAFPLYYSVVVASRHNSALAQVPPPLIPGGNFFANVSRVFDTVPFGLALVNSVIVAGSISIAVMFFSTLAGFAFAKLKFRGRNVMLVITVATMMVPAQLGIIPLYMLMVKLEWTGTNYALIVPALVNAFGVFFMTQYLSRALPTELLEAGRVDGCSTWGLFWHVVLPAARPAAAVLGMLTFMSAWNDYFWPLVVLNPDNPTVQVALSTLASGYVNDYVLGLAGTAIGTLPLVAVFALFGRQIIGGIMQGAVKG, from the coding sequence ATGAGGCTGCGTTATCTGACCCTGACGGCGGTGGCCTTCTTCTCGGCCTTCCCGCTCTACTACAGCGTCGTGGTGGCCTCCCGGCACAACTCGGCGCTGGCCCAGGTGCCGCCGCCGCTGATCCCCGGCGGCAACTTCTTCGCCAACGTCTCCCGGGTCTTCGACACCGTCCCCTTCGGGCTCGCGCTGGTCAACTCCGTCATCGTGGCGGGGTCGATCTCGATCGCGGTGATGTTCTTCTCGACGCTGGCCGGGTTCGCCTTCGCCAAGCTGAAGTTCAGGGGCAGGAACGTCATGCTCGTGATCACCGTGGCCACCATGATGGTCCCGGCCCAGCTCGGCATCATCCCGCTCTACATGCTCATGGTGAAGCTGGAGTGGACCGGCACCAACTACGCGCTGATCGTCCCGGCGCTGGTCAACGCGTTCGGCGTGTTCTTCATGACCCAGTACCTGTCGCGGGCCCTGCCCACGGAGCTGCTGGAGGCGGGCCGGGTGGACGGGTGCTCGACGTGGGGGCTGTTCTGGCACGTCGTGCTGCCCGCCGCCCGTCCGGCGGCGGCGGTGCTCGGCATGCTGACGTTCATGTCGGCCTGGAACGACTACTTCTGGCCGCTGGTCGTCCTGAACCCGGACAACCCGACGGTCCAGGTGGCGCTGTCCACGCTGGCCAGCGGCTACGTCAACGACTACGTGCTCGGGCTGGCCGGGACGGCGATCGGCACGCTCCCGCTCGTGGCCGTCTTCGCCCTGTTCGGCAGGCAAATCATCGGTGGAATCATGCAAGGAGCTGTTAAGGGATGA
- a CDS encoding GH1 family beta-glucosidase → MIFPEEFVWGAATASYQIEGAVKEDGRGQSIWDTFSHTPGKVADGDTGDVACDHYHRYREDIGLMRELRLAAYRFSVAWPRVQPDGAGPVNPRGLAFYDRLVDELLAAEISPYVTLYHWDLPQALEDRGGWTNRDTAYRFADYAQAVHDRLGDRVGDWTTLNEPWVSAFLGYGNGVHAPGRRDPADALRSAHHLLLGHGLAARRLRASGARSLMLVVNSSPVLTPAQVNDPSAVAGEADAAVADRVHALLTRQFLDPAVHGTYPAEVLEAAARNGGTEHVLDGDLELINAPIDLVGVNYYNPCVVESCPGLPADAAWPGSEGVRFAAADAPTTAMGWPIVPDGLSRLLVRLSKDYPQVGLMVTENGAAFDDVVEDGRVHDDERVAYLEGHLREVHRAIGAGADLRGYLVWSLLDNFEWAEGYRRRFGIVHVDYATQARVLKDSALWYRDVITRNGL, encoded by the coding sequence ATGATCTTTCCCGAGGAGTTCGTCTGGGGTGCCGCGACGGCCTCGTACCAGATCGAGGGGGCGGTCAAGGAGGACGGGCGGGGCCAGTCGATCTGGGACACCTTCTCCCACACCCCCGGGAAGGTGGCGGACGGCGACACCGGCGACGTGGCCTGCGACCACTACCACCGCTACCGCGAGGACATCGGGCTGATGCGCGAGCTGCGGCTGGCGGCCTACCGGTTCTCGGTCGCGTGGCCGCGCGTGCAGCCGGACGGCGCGGGTCCGGTCAACCCGCGCGGGCTGGCTTTCTACGACCGGCTCGTGGACGAGCTACTCGCCGCCGAAATTTCGCCTTATGTCACGCTTTATCACTGGGATCTTCCCCAAGCCCTCGAAGACCGTGGTGGGTGGACCAATCGCGACACCGCCTACCGGTTCGCCGACTACGCCCAGGCCGTCCACGACCGGCTCGGCGACCGGGTAGGCGACTGGACCACGCTGAACGAGCCGTGGGTGTCGGCCTTCCTCGGCTACGGCAACGGCGTCCACGCGCCGGGCCGCCGCGATCCGGCCGACGCCCTGCGCTCGGCGCACCACCTGCTGCTCGGTCACGGGCTGGCCGCGCGCCGGCTGCGCGCGTCCGGCGCGCGCAGCCTCATGCTGGTGGTCAACTCCTCCCCCGTGCTCACCCCCGCCCAGGTCAACGACCCTTCGGCGGTGGCCGGCGAGGCGGACGCGGCCGTCGCGGACCGCGTCCACGCGCTGCTGACCAGGCAGTTCCTCGACCCGGCGGTGCACGGCACGTACCCGGCGGAGGTCCTGGAGGCGGCGGCGCGCAACGGCGGGACGGAGCACGTCCTGGACGGCGACCTCGAGCTCATCAACGCGCCGATCGACCTGGTCGGCGTCAACTACTACAACCCGTGCGTGGTCGAGTCGTGCCCGGGGCTGCCGGCCGACGCGGCGTGGCCGGGCTCGGAGGGCGTCAGGTTCGCGGCGGCGGACGCGCCGACGACCGCGATGGGCTGGCCGATCGTGCCGGACGGCCTGTCGCGGCTCCTCGTACGGCTCTCGAAGGACTATCCGCAGGTCGGCCTCATGGTCACGGAGAACGGCGCGGCCTTCGACGACGTCGTGGAGGACGGCCGCGTCCACGACGACGAGCGGGTGGCGTACCTGGAAGGCCACCTGCGCGAGGTGCACCGGGCCATCGGGGCGGGCGCGGACCTGCGCGGATATCTGGTCTGGTCGCTGCTCGACAACTTCGAGTGGGCCGAGGGCTACCGGCGCCGGTTCGGCATCGTGCACGTCGACTACGCGACCCAGGCCAGGGTCCTCAAGGACAGCGCTCTCTGGTACAGAGACGTCATCACCAGGAACGGCCTGTAG
- a CDS encoding ABC transporter substrate-binding protein: MTPRVRRFAMPLITASLLALATACGGGGGGGGSTAAQSAKPGEKIKLTVGLFGDFGFKPLYEEYKKTHPDIEIVENVTQFNDHHSNLVKRLATNAGAGDVEAVEVGYISTFTAQPGKFVDLKQYGLDKRQPDYLDWKWQQGLSKDGTQVLGLGTDVGGLAMCYRKDLFKKAGLPTGRTEVAALWPTWEQYIATGKKFAGANLAGAKFVDSPGEIFRAMVNQAPVGLYDAQDNIIAASNPDVKKAWDLSNQLTQEGLTAKLAAFTPPWNTGFAKGSFATIICPAWMTGFIQEQAKDSAGKWDIATVPGGSGNSGGSHLMVPKQSKHPKEAAELIDFLTSKDNQAKVFKEEGTFPSIPALYDDPSIQNFTKPFFGDAPIGKIYSDAAKALKPQHLGPKEADVRTAIGNGLGRVEQGKQTPDEAWAQVLEDVKKIK; encoded by the coding sequence ATGACCCCTCGCGTCCGGCGATTCGCCATGCCCTTGATCACCGCGTCCCTGCTCGCCCTGGCGACGGCCTGCGGCGGCGGAGGCGGCGGCGGCGGGAGCACCGCCGCGCAGAGCGCCAAGCCGGGAGAGAAGATCAAGCTCACCGTCGGCCTCTTCGGCGACTTCGGCTTCAAACCGCTCTACGAGGAGTACAAGAAGACCCACCCCGACATCGAGATCGTCGAGAACGTCACCCAGTTCAACGACCACCACAGCAACCTCGTCAAGCGGCTGGCCACGAACGCCGGCGCGGGCGACGTCGAGGCGGTCGAGGTCGGCTACATCAGCACGTTCACCGCCCAGCCGGGCAAGTTCGTCGATCTCAAGCAGTACGGGCTGGACAAGCGGCAGCCCGACTATCTCGACTGGAAGTGGCAGCAGGGGTTGAGCAAGGACGGCACGCAGGTGCTCGGCCTCGGCACCGACGTGGGCGGGCTGGCCATGTGCTACCGCAAGGACCTGTTCAAGAAGGCCGGGCTGCCGACCGGCCGGACCGAGGTGGCGGCCCTCTGGCCGACGTGGGAGCAGTACATCGCGACCGGCAAGAAGTTCGCCGGGGCGAACCTGGCGGGCGCCAAGTTCGTGGACTCCCCCGGCGAGATCTTCCGCGCGATGGTCAACCAGGCGCCCGTCGGCCTGTACGACGCCCAGGACAACATCATCGCGGCCTCCAACCCCGACGTGAAGAAGGCCTGGGACCTGTCCAACCAGCTCACCCAGGAGGGCCTGACCGCCAAGCTGGCGGCCTTCACGCCGCCGTGGAACACCGGCTTCGCCAAGGGCTCGTTCGCCACGATCATCTGCCCGGCCTGGATGACCGGCTTCATCCAGGAGCAGGCCAAGGACTCGGCCGGCAAGTGGGACATCGCGACCGTGCCCGGCGGCTCGGGCAACAGCGGCGGCTCGCACCTCATGGTGCCCAAGCAGAGCAAGCACCCGAAGGAGGCGGCCGAGCTGATCGACTTCCTGACCTCCAAGGACAACCAGGCCAAGGTGTTCAAGGAGGAGGGCACGTTCCCGTCGATCCCGGCCCTGTACGACGACCCGTCGATCCAGAACTTCACCAAGCCGTTCTTCGGCGACGCCCCCATCGGCAAGATCTACTCCGACGCCGCCAAGGCGCTCAAGCCGCAGCACCTCGGCCCCAAGGAGGCCGACGTGCGCACGGCCATCGGCAACGGCCTCGGCCGCGTGGAGCAGGGCAAGCAGACGCCCGACGAGGCGTGGGCGCAGGTGCTCGAGGACGTCAAGAAGATCAAATGA
- a CDS encoding LacI family DNA-binding transcriptional regulator, whose amino-acid sequence MRRPTLEAVAARAGVSRATASRVVNGQTTVAPHIRDAVQRAIDELGYVPNSAARSLVTQRTDSIALVVSEPGTRVFSEDPMFSTVIRSASVALEAVNKQVVLMLASSAKSHARVERYISGGHVDGVMLISMHGADPLPAALSRLRVPVVSYGRPAVPVDIPYVDNDNVGGAEIGVRHLVETGRRRIATIAGPQDMIGGQDRLAGYRNVLRDSDLRSIVAIGDFTRESGAVAMRQLLRDDPDLDAVFVANDLMAVGALQSLRHSGRRVPDDVAVVGFDDIEAAKYTEPPLTTLRHPVAEQATAMVQLLLGLFEGGPAEPVIMPTELVIRESA is encoded by the coding sequence ATGAGACGCCCGACCCTCGAGGCGGTCGCCGCCCGGGCGGGGGTCTCGCGCGCCACCGCCTCCCGGGTCGTCAACGGCCAGACGACGGTGGCGCCCCACATCCGCGACGCCGTGCAGCGCGCGATCGACGAGCTGGGCTACGTGCCCAACTCGGCCGCGCGCAGCCTGGTCACCCAGCGCACCGACTCGATCGCCCTGGTCGTCAGCGAGCCGGGCACCCGGGTCTTCTCCGAGGACCCGATGTTCTCCACGGTGATCAGGTCGGCGTCCGTGGCGCTCGAAGCGGTGAACAAGCAGGTCGTGCTCATGCTGGCCTCCTCCGCCAAGAGCCACGCCCGGGTGGAGCGTTACATCTCGGGGGGGCACGTCGACGGGGTCATGCTGATCTCCATGCACGGCGCCGACCCGCTGCCGGCCGCGCTGTCGCGCCTGCGCGTCCCCGTGGTCTCCTACGGGCGGCCCGCCGTCCCCGTGGACATCCCGTACGTCGACAACGACAACGTCGGCGGGGCGGAGATCGGGGTCCGGCACCTGGTGGAGACGGGACGGCGCAGGATCGCCACGATCGCCGGCCCGCAGGACATGATCGGCGGCCAGGACCGGCTGGCCGGCTACCGCAACGTGCTGCGCGACTCCGACCTCAGGTCGATCGTGGCGATCGGCGACTTCACCCGCGAGTCGGGCGCGGTCGCGATGCGGCAGCTCCTGCGCGACGACCCCGACCTCGACGCCGTCTTCGTGGCCAACGACCTGATGGCCGTGGGCGCCCTGCAGTCACTGCGCCACTCCGGCCGCCGGGTGCCGGACGATGTGGCCGTGGTGGGCTTCGACGACATCGAGGCGGCCAAATACACCGAGCCGCCGCTGACGACGCTCAGGCACCCGGTGGCCGAGCAGGCGACGGCCATGGTCCAGCTCCTGCTCGGGCTGTTCGAGGGCGGGCCGGCCGAGCCGGTGATCATGCCCACGGAGCTGGTGATCAGGGAGTCCGCCTAG
- a CDS encoding N-6 DNA methylase has product MSHDPTVNAGDIARLAGVGRAAVSNWRRRHDDFPAPIGGTANQPLFSLRQVESWLRRYGKSYQVSLGDRVWQRLKAAGDLRLGELVAQAGALLTRPAPQNEPGPGSPAEGGLEPELAELVLELAEQLGALTAYEFLCERYLEAHSRQLSVTREDVAGLMVRLVRPGGSTILDPACGVGTLLLAPGHDQHAQAEPGTARMLGQELSETSAAITASRLRLRGVEAEVVAGDSMRDDGFAGERADAVVCDPPFNERAWGYEELTGDPRWEYGLPPRGEPELAWVQHCLTHVKPRGLVAILMPPAAASRKAGRRIRANLLRAGALRAVIALPGSDLWLLRRPAAGERPPSEVLILDATADLASVEPAWEAYLEDRSDQTVRIIDLLADEVDMTPARHQRRDDVGKAYAEARDRFMAAASAPPDLKVLEQPLDQPATTLGDLIKEGLVTTSQAPPKMTVDGGEVPVLTSDDVLNGTSPSGSTTLQQGLIAIRPGDVVASYSSVRVMGDGGGAMLGPHLTLYRVDARRLDPDFLAGFLRAAGGRATTGSSRFDVRRTRLPRLSLKEQKAYGDAFRQLAVLEDAIRETSTLGQALIRLGLDGLADGHLHPPAHGLTS; this is encoded by the coding sequence ATGAGCCACGACCCGACCGTCAACGCCGGGGACATCGCCCGGCTCGCCGGTGTCGGGCGTGCCGCGGTGAGCAACTGGCGCCGTCGCCACGACGACTTCCCCGCTCCCATCGGCGGCACGGCCAACCAGCCGCTCTTCTCGCTCCGGCAGGTCGAGTCCTGGCTACGTCGCTATGGGAAGTCCTACCAGGTCTCCCTGGGAGATCGGGTGTGGCAACGCCTGAAAGCCGCGGGCGATTTGCGGCTGGGCGAGCTGGTGGCCCAGGCAGGCGCCCTGCTGACCCGCCCGGCCCCCCAGAATGAACCGGGTCCCGGATCGCCCGCCGAGGGCGGGCTGGAGCCGGAGCTGGCGGAGCTCGTCCTGGAGCTGGCCGAGCAGCTCGGCGCGCTGACGGCGTACGAGTTCCTCTGTGAGCGCTATCTCGAGGCGCACTCGCGGCAGCTCTCCGTGACCCGCGAGGACGTGGCCGGGCTCATGGTCAGGCTCGTACGGCCGGGCGGCTCGACGATCCTCGACCCGGCCTGCGGCGTCGGCACGCTGCTCCTCGCCCCCGGCCACGACCAGCACGCCCAGGCGGAGCCGGGGACGGCCAGGATGCTCGGGCAGGAGCTCAGCGAGACCTCGGCGGCCATCACCGCCTCCAGGCTCCGGCTGCGCGGCGTCGAGGCCGAGGTCGTGGCCGGCGACTCGATGCGCGACGACGGGTTCGCCGGGGAGCGGGCCGACGCCGTGGTGTGCGATCCGCCGTTCAACGAGCGGGCCTGGGGTTACGAGGAGCTGACCGGCGACCCGCGCTGGGAGTACGGCCTGCCGCCGCGCGGCGAGCCGGAGCTGGCCTGGGTGCAGCACTGCCTCACCCACGTCAAGCCGCGCGGCCTGGTCGCCATCCTCATGCCCCCGGCCGCCGCCAGCCGCAAGGCGGGCCGCCGCATCCGGGCCAACCTGCTGCGCGCCGGCGCCCTGCGGGCCGTCATCGCGCTGCCGGGGTCGGACCTCTGGCTGCTGCGCCGGCCGGCGGCGGGCGAGCGGCCGCCGTCCGAGGTGCTGATCCTCGACGCCACGGCCGACCTGGCGAGCGTCGAGCCGGCCTGGGAGGCGTACCTGGAGGACCGTTCCGACCAGACCGTGCGCATCATCGACCTGCTGGCCGACGAGGTCGACATGACCCCGGCCCGCCACCAGCGGCGCGACGACGTCGGCAAGGCCTACGCCGAGGCCCGCGACCGCTTCATGGCCGCCGCCTCCGCGCCGCCCGACCTGAAGGTCCTGGAGCAGCCGCTCGACCAGCCCGCGACCACGCTGGGCGACCTGATCAAGGAAGGTCTGGTGACCACGTCGCAGGCCCCGCCCAAGATGACGGTGGACGGCGGCGAGGTGCCCGTGCTGACCTCCGACGACGTGCTCAACGGCACGTCGCCGTCCGGCTCCACCACCCTGCAGCAGGGCCTGATCGCGATCCGGCCGGGCGACGTGGTGGCCTCCTACTCCAGCGTGCGCGTGATGGGCGACGGTGGCGGCGCGATGCTGGGGCCCCATCTGACGCTCTACCGGGTGGACGCGCGCCGGCTCGACCCCGACTTCCTCGCGGGCTTCCTACGGGCCGCCGGCGGCCGGGCGACCACCGGCTCCAGCAGGTTCGACGTGCGCCGCACCCGGCTGCCGCGCCTGTCGCTGAAGGAGCAGAAGGCCTACGGCGACGCCTTCCGGCAGCTCGCCGTGCTCGAAGACGCCATCCGCGAGACCTCGACGCTGGGGCAGGCGCTGATCAGGCTCGGCCTCGACGGCCTCGCCGACGGCCACCTTCATCCCCCTGCTCATGGCCTCACTTCGTGA
- a CDS encoding carbohydrate ABC transporter permease — protein sequence MSSLPLAVPRRRRRSVRHTLDLRVSPYAYVAPFFLLFCAFGLFPLVYTAWVSLHEWSLLSETQTFIGLDNYSTLLSDGYFWNATFNTLSIGVLSTVPQLLLAIWLAHLLNRRLRFQTLFRVALLLPNVTSVVAVVVIFSQLFGRDFGLINWVLSWFGAGNIDWAAGTATSHLALSVMIMWRWTGYNALIFLAAMQAVPRELYEAATLDGASGFTQLRRITIPMIRPTIVFVVIVSTIGAMQIIAEPLLFGQSSGGGGGIATGGPDRQFQTLALFVYEQGFANSTFDFGYASAASWLMFLAVVIVALVNFLITHRVKGGVI from the coding sequence ATGAGCTCCCTTCCCCTCGCGGTCCCGCGACGGCGTAGGCGCAGCGTGCGGCACACCCTCGACCTGAGGGTGTCGCCGTACGCCTACGTGGCGCCGTTCTTCCTGCTCTTCTGCGCCTTCGGGCTGTTCCCGCTGGTCTACACGGCCTGGGTGAGCCTGCACGAGTGGTCGCTGCTGTCGGAGACCCAGACGTTCATCGGGCTGGACAACTACTCGACGCTGCTGAGCGACGGGTACTTCTGGAACGCCACGTTCAACACCCTGTCCATCGGCGTGCTCTCGACCGTGCCGCAGCTCCTGCTGGCCATCTGGCTGGCGCACCTGCTCAACCGGCGGCTGCGCTTCCAGACGCTGTTCCGGGTGGCGCTGCTGCTGCCGAACGTCACGAGCGTGGTGGCCGTCGTGGTCATCTTCAGCCAGCTCTTCGGCCGGGACTTCGGGCTGATCAACTGGGTGCTCTCGTGGTTCGGCGCCGGCAACATCGACTGGGCGGCCGGCACCGCGACCTCGCACCTCGCGCTCTCCGTGATGATCATGTGGCGCTGGACCGGCTACAACGCGCTGATCTTCCTGGCCGCCATGCAGGCCGTGCCGCGCGAGCTGTACGAGGCCGCCACCCTCGACGGCGCGAGCGGCTTCACCCAGCTCCGCAGGATCACGATCCCGATGATCCGGCCGACGATCGTCTTCGTGGTCATCGTCTCGACGATCGGGGCCATGCAGATCATCGCCGAGCCCCTGCTGTTCGGGCAGAGCAGCGGCGGCGGGGGCGGCATCGCCACCGGCGGGCCCGACCGGCAGTTCCAGACGCTGGCGCTGTTCGTCTACGAGCAGGGCTTCGCGAACTCGACGTTCGACTTCGGCTACGCCTCGGCCGCGTCGTGGCTGATGTTCCTGGCCGTGGTGATCGTCGCGCTGGTCAACTTCCTGATCACCCACAGGGTGAAAGGGGGCGTCATATGA